From one Microbacterium sp. 10M-3C3 genomic stretch:
- a CDS encoding LacI family DNA-binding transcriptional regulator has translation MGGIADVARLAGVSKSTASRALTGSGYVSEDTRRRVADAATSIGYVPSTSAVSLATGRLGSIGVVMPTVSRWFFAEVLEGVQSALLEHDLDLTLYTASPGSPDRRRILEQYLPRRRFDGLIAVGLEPSDEERERLKQLGRPVVSIVGEPGTEGVVAIDDVHAARRATEHLIALGHRSIAFLGGDADGYWEHVDRLRLRGYREAMADAGLSGYDRHVRSEITMPAGYAAAVDLLGETRRRPTAIVAACDEVAIGAIIAARRLAIAVPAELSVVGIDDHEFAEMFALTTLEQVPREQGRIAVDMLVQAIEDPERRPQDVRLQSRLIVRNTTAPLNPATAVTVSDTGLARD, from the coding sequence ATGGGCGGAATCGCCGACGTGGCACGCCTCGCAGGGGTATCGAAGTCCACGGCGAGCCGGGCCCTCACCGGCAGCGGGTACGTGTCGGAGGACACCCGGCGGCGCGTGGCGGATGCCGCGACCTCGATCGGCTACGTGCCGTCGACCAGCGCCGTGAGCCTCGCGACCGGCCGGCTCGGCAGCATCGGGGTCGTCATGCCGACCGTCTCGCGGTGGTTCTTCGCCGAGGTCCTCGAGGGCGTGCAGTCGGCGCTGCTCGAGCACGATCTCGACCTCACGCTGTACACGGCGAGCCCCGGATCCCCCGACCGGCGCCGCATCCTGGAGCAGTACCTCCCCCGCCGCCGGTTCGACGGCCTCATCGCGGTCGGCCTCGAGCCTTCCGACGAGGAGCGCGAGCGCCTCAAACAGCTCGGACGTCCCGTCGTGAGCATCGTGGGAGAACCCGGTACGGAGGGCGTCGTCGCGATCGACGACGTGCACGCGGCCCGGCGGGCGACCGAGCACCTCATCGCGCTCGGGCACCGGTCGATCGCGTTCCTCGGCGGCGACGCGGACGGGTACTGGGAGCACGTCGACCGCCTGCGCCTGCGCGGCTACCGCGAGGCGATGGCCGACGCCGGACTGTCGGGATACGACCGTCACGTGCGCAGCGAGATCACGATGCCGGCGGGATACGCGGCGGCCGTCGACCTGCTGGGCGAGACGCGTCGCCGCCCCACCGCGATCGTGGCGGCGTGCGACGAGGTCGCGATCGGCGCGATCATCGCGGCGCGGCGGCTCGCGATCGCCGTGCCGGCCGAGCTCAGCGTCGTCGGCATCGACGACCACGAGTTCGCGGAGATGTTCGCGCTGACCACCCTCGAGCAGGTCCCGCGCGAGCAGGGGCGCATCGCGGTCGACATGCTCGTGCAGGCCATCGAGGACCCCGAGCGACGGCCGCAGGACGTGCGGCTGCAGTCCCGGCTCATCGTGCGCAACACGACCGCGCCGCTGAATCCGGCCACCGCGGTCACCGTCTCCGACACGGGCCTCGCCCGCGACTGA
- the rplL gene encoding 50S ribosomal protein L7/L12 gives MAKLSTEELLDAFKELTLIELSEFVKAFEETFDVTAAAPVAVAAAGAPAGGAPAEEAEEKDSFDVILESVGDKKIQVIKVVRELTSLGLGDAKALVDGAPKPVLEGANKETADKAKAALEEAGATVGLK, from the coding sequence ATGGCAAAGCTCAGCACTGAGGAGCTGCTCGACGCGTTCAAGGAGCTCACGCTCATCGAGCTCAGCGAGTTCGTGAAGGCCTTCGAGGAGACCTTCGACGTTACCGCCGCCGCGCCCGTCGCGGTCGCCGCTGCGGGCGCGCCCGCCGGTGGCGCCCCCGCCGAGGAGGCCGAGGAGAAGGACTCGTTCGACGTCATCCTCGAGTCGGTCGGCGACAAGAAGATCCAGGTCATCAAGGTCGTCCGCGAGCTCACCTCGCTCGGCCTCGGCGACGCGAAGGCTCTCGTCGACGGCGCCCCGAAGCCCGTCCTCGAGGGTGCGAACAAGGAGACCGCCGACAAGGCGAAGGCCGCTCTCGAAGAGGCCGGCGCCACGGTGGGCCTCAAGTAA
- the rplJ gene encoding 50S ribosomal protein L10 yields MAQKDASVAELTKNFENSNAVMLTEYRGLTVAQLKELRTTIRQDAEYAVVKNTLTKIAANNAGVTGLDDELKGPSAIAFVHGDPVAVAKGLRAFAKANPLLVIKGGYFDGAPLTADEVNKLADLESREVLLAKLAGAMKATMTKAAFVFTALPSKAVRTVDALREKQESAA; encoded by the coding sequence ATGGCGCAGAAGGATGCATCGGTCGCCGAGCTCACGAAGAACTTCGAGAACTCGAACGCCGTCATGCTGACCGAGTACCGCGGTCTGACGGTCGCCCAGCTCAAGGAGCTGCGCACCACGATCCGTCAGGACGCGGAATACGCCGTGGTGAAGAACACGCTGACCAAGATCGCCGCGAACAACGCGGGGGTCACGGGTCTGGACGACGAGCTCAAGGGCCCGTCCGCCATCGCCTTCGTCCACGGTGACCCGGTCGCCGTGGCCAAGGGCCTGCGTGCCTTCGCCAAGGCTAACCCTCTGCTCGTGATCAAGGGCGGGTACTTCGACGGTGCCCCCCTGACCGCGGACGAGGTCAACAAGCTCGCCGATCTCGAAAGCCGTGAAGTCCTGCTGGCGAAGCTCGCCGGTGCGATGAAGGCGACGATGACCAAGGCGGCATTCGTCTTCACCGCGCTCCCGTCGAAGGCCGTCCGCACGGTCGACGCGCTGCGCGAGAAGCAGGAGTCCGCGGCCTGA
- a CDS encoding IS256 family transposase, protein MTHHQSALTTLIGEVLADPDLAHSDVFRRMLQAGLQDLINAEATVKIGAAPHERTPERTTRRNGTRPKTLATPAGEVDLQIPKLREGSFFPSLLHPRRRVDKALYAVICQAWIDGVSTRKVDQLIRALGNDTGISRSTVSRICSEIDETVHEFLHRRLDHTWFPYLFLDATYLDVRHRGRVVSQALVVATGVSGDGRREILGMSLGDAETTDFWTEFLRSLRDRGLKVATDADPLGVALVTSDAHAGLKAAIKAILPGSGWQRCRVHFARNVTQKLGSARSKPVNALISTIFAQTTSEAVLAQYKAVADSLRSSFPEVAEMLEAAEPDLTAFAPLPREHWQKVWSNNPIERLNREIKRRADVVQIFPDQGSVTRLIGAVIQEQHEEWSYGERRYFSDISMRKLVHTLHDHAEPARPELYLTA, encoded by the coding sequence ATGACCCACCACCAGTCTGCCTTGACGACTCTGATCGGCGAAGTCCTTGCCGACCCCGACCTGGCTCACTCGGACGTGTTCCGTCGGATGCTGCAGGCGGGCCTGCAGGACCTGATCAACGCGGAAGCGACCGTGAAGATCGGCGCGGCCCCGCATGAGCGCACCCCTGAGCGCACCACACGCCGCAACGGCACCCGACCCAAGACGCTGGCGACCCCGGCCGGGGAGGTGGACCTGCAGATCCCGAAGCTGCGGGAGGGGTCGTTCTTCCCGAGCCTGCTGCACCCGCGTCGCCGGGTCGATAAGGCCCTCTACGCCGTGATCTGCCAGGCATGGATCGACGGGGTCTCCACCCGCAAGGTCGACCAGCTGATCCGCGCGCTGGGCAACGACACCGGCATCTCCCGGTCGACGGTCTCTCGGATCTGCTCAGAGATCGACGAAACCGTGCACGAGTTCCTGCACCGCCGACTCGATCACACCTGGTTCCCGTACCTGTTCCTCGACGCCACCTACCTCGACGTCCGCCACCGCGGCCGCGTCGTCTCCCAAGCCCTCGTGGTCGCCACCGGCGTCAGCGGCGACGGGCGCCGCGAGATCCTCGGCATGAGCCTCGGGGATGCGGAGACCACCGACTTCTGGACCGAGTTCCTCCGCAGCCTGCGCGACCGGGGACTGAAGGTCGCCACCGACGCCGATCCGCTCGGCGTCGCCCTGGTCACCTCCGATGCCCACGCCGGCCTGAAAGCCGCGATCAAGGCGATCCTGCCCGGATCCGGGTGGCAGAGATGCCGAGTCCATTTCGCCCGCAACGTCACCCAGAAGCTCGGCTCGGCCCGCTCCAAGCCCGTCAACGCGCTGATCTCGACGATCTTCGCGCAGACCACCTCCGAGGCGGTGCTTGCCCAATACAAAGCCGTCGCGGACAGCCTGCGCAGCTCCTTCCCGGAGGTCGCCGAGATGCTCGAGGCCGCCGAACCCGACCTCACCGCGTTCGCACCACTACCCCGCGAGCACTGGCAGAAAGTCTGGTCCAACAACCCCATCGAACGCCTCAACCGCGAGATCAAACGCCGCGCCGACGTCGTCCAGATCTTCCCCGACCAAGGCTCCGTGACCCGCCTGATCGGCGCCGTCATCCAAGAGCAGCACGAGGAATGGTCCTACGGCGAACGCCGCTACTTCTCCGACATCTCCATGCGCAAACTCGTCCACACCCTCCACGACCACGCAGAGCCGGCACGCCCCGAGCTCTACCTCACCGCCTGA
- a CDS encoding YqaJ viral recombinase family protein, giving the protein MLRAQPYRADLARRAAERRAELDARIVADSRDRVAWIRARSRGITATDVATLTSTNAIARAADAKLQGSNFSGNAYTAHGRRREPEIAAWVAATHAIMPSSALYRAVIEPRHLATPDGLAVDAAGRVTLAEIKTTNKSWRSIPRSYLRQVWWQQHVLGAERTLVAWELHDDFVPVDDEPRCQWVDRDEREIAALVKLATSLIDELHRRTMRGRTPPPAPPKDRFRALALAD; this is encoded by the coding sequence ATGCTCCGTGCCCAGCCCTACCGCGCCGACCTCGCGCGCCGCGCGGCGGAGCGCCGCGCCGAGCTCGACGCCCGGATCGTCGCCGACTCGCGCGACCGCGTCGCGTGGATCCGCGCGCGCTCGCGCGGCATCACGGCGACCGACGTCGCGACGCTCACGAGCACCAACGCCATCGCGCGCGCGGCCGACGCGAAGCTGCAGGGGTCGAACTTCTCGGGCAACGCCTACACCGCGCACGGGCGCCGCCGCGAGCCGGAGATCGCCGCGTGGGTCGCCGCGACGCACGCGATCATGCCCTCGTCCGCGCTGTACCGCGCGGTGATCGAGCCGCGTCACCTCGCCACCCCCGACGGCCTCGCGGTGGATGCGGCGGGCCGGGTCACGCTCGCGGAGATCAAGACGACGAACAAGTCGTGGCGCAGCATCCCCCGCTCGTACCTGCGGCAGGTGTGGTGGCAGCAGCACGTGCTCGGCGCCGAGCGCACGCTCGTGGCGTGGGAGCTGCACGACGACTTCGTGCCCGTCGACGACGAGCCGCGCTGCCAGTGGGTCGATCGCGACGAGCGCGAGATCGCCGCGCTCGTGAAGCTCGCCACGTCCCTCATCGACGAGCTCCACCGCCGTACGATGCGCGGGCGCACCCCACCGCCCGCGCCGCCGAAGGACAGGTTCCGGGCACTCGCCCTCGCGGACTGA
- a CDS encoding MDR family MFS transporter: MATDTAAPAVGTAAPRRVLPALIGLLLGMFVSMLASTVVSTSLPVIIHDLQGSQNDYTWVVTATLLTTAISTPIWGKLADLFDRKLLIQLAIALFVLATAAAGFSQSPGMLITFRAVQGLGAGGLAALSQVIMADIISPRERGRYMGLFGAVMAVATVGGPLLGGVITDGFGWRWNFFVALPFAVAALVIMQRTLHLPHRPAQRARIDYLGIVLLATAVSLLLIWITNAGHSFDWASAQTALMVGGAALAAVLFVIVELRVSDPLVPLHLFRSATFTLAVIASISTGLAMFGTSVYLSQYMQLARGATPTEAGLLTIPMIAGLLLASITVGALITRFGRWKSFLVLGGVLLIAGSALLSTIHYDTPFAIVAVYMFLLGAGVGMTMQNLVLVVQNSAEPSVMGVSSSGVTFFRSLGGTVGVSVMGAVVASTVPNLIADRTADLTAAIASLGPAGADVAAQLQSGTLPQVAQLPEAVRVILEDVYATGIAHSFLIAVPLAILSLIAIAFLPNRPLTRMTTSERIAAAEADLATVSTAEGMSSLAATGTVPVASSRRARRGDVGEDG, encoded by the coding sequence ATGGCCACCGATACCGCCGCGCCCGCCGTCGGCACCGCCGCACCGCGACGCGTCCTCCCCGCCCTCATCGGGCTGCTCCTGGGCATGTTCGTGTCGATGCTCGCCTCGACGGTCGTCTCGACGTCGCTGCCCGTGATCATCCACGACCTGCAGGGCAGCCAGAACGACTACACGTGGGTCGTCACCGCGACCCTCCTCACGACCGCCATCTCGACGCCGATCTGGGGCAAGCTCGCCGACCTGTTCGACCGCAAGCTCCTCATCCAGCTCGCGATCGCCCTGTTCGTGCTCGCGACCGCGGCGGCGGGCTTCTCGCAGAGCCCCGGGATGCTGATCACCTTCCGCGCCGTGCAGGGCCTCGGCGCGGGCGGCCTCGCCGCCCTCAGCCAGGTGATCATGGCCGACATCATCAGCCCGCGCGAGCGCGGCCGCTACATGGGTCTGTTCGGCGCCGTCATGGCCGTCGCGACCGTCGGCGGCCCGCTGCTGGGCGGCGTCATCACCGACGGCTTCGGCTGGCGCTGGAACTTCTTCGTCGCCCTTCCCTTCGCCGTCGCGGCGCTCGTCATCATGCAGCGCACGCTCCACCTGCCCCACCGCCCCGCGCAGCGCGCGCGCATCGACTACCTCGGGATCGTGCTGCTGGCGACGGCGGTGTCGCTCCTGCTCATCTGGATCACCAACGCCGGCCACTCCTTCGACTGGGCCTCGGCGCAGACCGCCCTCATGGTCGGCGGCGCGGCGCTGGCCGCCGTGCTCTTCGTGATCGTCGAGCTGCGCGTGTCCGACCCGCTCGTGCCGCTGCACCTCTTCCGCAGCGCGACCTTCACGCTCGCCGTCATCGCCTCGATCTCGACGGGCCTGGCGATGTTCGGCACGTCCGTGTACCTGAGCCAGTACATGCAGCTCGCGCGCGGCGCCACTCCCACCGAGGCGGGGCTGCTGACGATCCCGATGATCGCGGGGCTCCTCCTGGCGTCCATCACCGTGGGTGCGCTCATCACGCGCTTCGGCCGGTGGAAGTCCTTCCTCGTGCTCGGCGGGGTCCTCCTCATCGCCGGGTCGGCGCTGTTGTCCACGATCCACTACGACACCCCGTTCGCGATCGTCGCGGTCTACATGTTCCTGCTCGGCGCCGGCGTCGGCATGACCATGCAGAACCTCGTGCTCGTGGTGCAGAACTCCGCCGAGCCGTCGGTCATGGGCGTGTCGAGCTCGGGAGTGACGTTCTTCCGCAGCTTGGGCGGCACAGTGGGGGTGTCGGTCATGGGCGCGGTCGTCGCCTCGACGGTGCCGAACCTCATCGCCGACCGCACGGCCGACCTCACGGCTGCGATCGCCTCGCTCGGCCCCGCGGGGGCGGATGTCGCGGCCCAGCTGCAGTCGGGCACCCTCCCGCAGGTCGCCCAGCTGCCGGAGGCGGTGCGCGTGATCCTCGAGGACGTGTACGCGACCGGCATCGCGCACTCCTTCCTCATCGCGGTGCCGCTGGCGATCCTGAGCCTCATCGCCATCGCGTTCCTGCCGAACCGTCCGCTCACCCGCATGACGACATCCGAGCGCATCGCCGCCGCCGAGGCGGATCTGGCGACCGTCAGCACGGCGGAGGGCATGTCGTCGCTGGCGGCGACGGGCACCGTGCCGGTGGCATCGTCCCGGCGTGCGCGGCGGGGCGATGTCGGCGAGGATGGCTGA
- a CDS encoding MarR family transcriptional regulator: MSPSASSAAALDPETGERGGEERTQAIRSLESSFAELIGVFRRIMAQAAETASPGMLPGTYKVLSVLGRTGPATLSSLSERMEADKGLISRSVSELEALGFVERTADPEDRRSRVIALTPLGAERLEAARQPHAGRLEEALVDWEIDDIRHAATLLHALASGTAPAARD; encoded by the coding sequence ATGAGCCCGTCCGCATCGTCCGCCGCTGCGCTCGACCCGGAGACGGGCGAGCGCGGCGGCGAGGAGCGCACCCAGGCCATCCGGAGCCTGGAGAGCTCGTTCGCCGAGCTCATCGGCGTGTTCCGGCGCATCATGGCGCAGGCCGCCGAGACGGCGAGCCCGGGCATGCTGCCCGGCACGTACAAAGTGCTCTCCGTCCTCGGCCGCACCGGTCCGGCGACTCTGTCGTCGCTGTCCGAGCGGATGGAAGCCGACAAGGGGCTCATCAGCCGCAGCGTCAGCGAGCTCGAGGCCCTCGGCTTCGTCGAGCGCACCGCCGACCCCGAGGATCGCCGGTCGCGGGTCATCGCGCTCACGCCTCTCGGCGCCGAGCGGCTGGAGGCCGCCCGCCAGCCGCATGCCGGCCGGCTCGAGGAGGCGCTCGTCGATTGGGAGATCGACGACATCCGGCACGCCGCGACGCTCCTGCACGCGCTCGCCAGCGGCACGGCGCCCGCAGCGCGCGACTGA
- a CDS encoding NADP-dependent oxidoreductase: MRFRPLRPESASTLAAPSAPVAPPEVMRGVVMDSPGDPAVLRVAELAVPEPVLSEVLVRVVAAGVNPIDAKTRSGAGVAAALPAAPAALGFDFSGVVVQAPFESHPFPVGTEVFGMAAFPRTGGSYAEYVLAPSLSLARKPASLSHVEAAGVPLAALTAWGLVVETALAHEGQRMLIHAGSGGVGHFAVQFAAYFGAHVIVTGSARNRDWLRDLGAAEVIDHECDRFEEAVAPVDVVIDLVGEAAGDTGSRSLRVLRRGGLLIEVPRGAWPGMADAAAEAGVRATGYAVVPDGATLATIGRLLDSRAVQVYVDAVLDLDDAAAAHTRLEEGHTRGKIVLRVSDD, translated from the coding sequence ATGAGATTCCGCCCGCTGCGTCCCGAATCCGCCTCGACGCTGGCGGCGCCCTCCGCGCCGGTGGCACCGCCGGAGGTCATGCGGGGGGTCGTGATGGACTCCCCCGGCGATCCGGCCGTCCTGCGGGTCGCCGAGCTCGCCGTGCCGGAGCCGGTGCTGAGCGAGGTGCTCGTGAGGGTGGTCGCCGCCGGGGTGAACCCGATCGACGCCAAGACCCGCTCCGGGGCCGGGGTCGCCGCCGCCCTTCCCGCCGCGCCGGCGGCGCTGGGCTTCGACTTCAGCGGCGTCGTCGTCCAGGCGCCGTTCGAGAGTCACCCGTTTCCGGTCGGCACCGAGGTGTTCGGAATGGCGGCCTTCCCGCGCACCGGCGGCTCGTACGCCGAATACGTCCTGGCGCCCTCGCTCTCCCTCGCCCGCAAGCCGGCGTCGCTGTCCCACGTCGAAGCGGCCGGTGTTCCGCTCGCGGCGCTGACGGCGTGGGGGCTCGTCGTGGAGACCGCGCTCGCGCACGAGGGCCAGCGCATGCTCATCCACGCCGGCAGCGGCGGCGTCGGCCACTTCGCGGTGCAGTTCGCCGCCTACTTCGGTGCGCACGTCATCGTCACGGGGTCCGCGCGCAATCGCGACTGGCTCCGCGACCTCGGCGCCGCGGAGGTGATCGACCACGAGTGCGACCGCTTCGAGGAGGCCGTGGCGCCCGTCGACGTCGTCATCGATCTCGTCGGCGAGGCGGCGGGCGATACCGGCAGTCGCTCGCTGCGGGTGCTGCGCCGCGGCGGCCTGCTCATCGAGGTGCCGCGCGGAGCGTGGCCGGGTATGGCGGATGCGGCGGCCGAGGCGGGCGTGCGCGCGACCGGGTACGCCGTGGTGCCCGACGGCGCGACCCTCGCGACGATCGGCCGCCTGCTGGACTCACGGGCGGTGCAGGTGTATGTGGACGCGGTCCTCGACCTCGACGACGCGGCCGCCGCCCACACACGCCTCGAGGAGGGGCACACGCGCGGCAAGATCGTCCTGCGCGTCAGCGACGACTGA
- a CDS encoding LysR family transcriptional regulator ArgP translates to MSIALELARTLAVIVDEGSLEAAARRLHVTPSAVSQRVRSLEAQLGRVLLVRTRPARPTDAGAAVVRLARQLDVLEHDLRAAVGQEEEWPALPLAVNADSLATWFLPPLARVAAERRVRFALHRDDQDFTAGLLESGTVMAAVTSRAEPVAGCRVAPLGVLRYEAVAAAGFAARWFPDGVGAEALAAAPVVDFDRRDDLQTRWLALRGVDSDPPRHLVPASADFAHAIRLGLGWGLLPRFQSADGLRSGALVPLGGPPVDVPLYWQQWNLASELLDLVAAEVLAAARAELAPLSRR, encoded by the coding sequence ATGTCTATCGCGCTCGAACTCGCGCGCACCCTCGCGGTGATCGTCGACGAGGGGAGCCTCGAGGCGGCGGCGCGACGGCTCCACGTGACCCCGTCGGCCGTCAGCCAGCGCGTGCGGAGCCTCGAGGCGCAGCTCGGCCGCGTCCTCCTCGTTCGCACGCGTCCGGCGCGGCCGACCGACGCCGGGGCCGCGGTCGTGCGCCTCGCTCGGCAGCTCGACGTGCTCGAGCACGACCTGCGCGCCGCCGTCGGGCAGGAGGAGGAGTGGCCGGCGCTGCCCCTCGCAGTCAACGCGGACTCGCTCGCGACGTGGTTCCTGCCCCCGCTCGCGCGCGTGGCGGCGGAGCGACGAGTCCGCTTCGCGCTGCACCGCGACGATCAGGACTTCACCGCGGGGCTCCTCGAGAGCGGCACCGTCATGGCGGCGGTGACCTCGCGCGCCGAACCGGTGGCCGGCTGCCGCGTCGCGCCGCTCGGCGTGCTGCGCTACGAGGCGGTCGCTGCTGCCGGGTTCGCCGCGCGGTGGTTCCCCGACGGCGTCGGTGCGGAAGCGCTCGCTGCGGCGCCCGTCGTGGATTTCGATCGACGGGACGACCTGCAGACGCGGTGGCTCGCGCTGCGCGGCGTCGATTCCGATCCGCCGCGGCATCTCGTGCCCGCCTCGGCGGACTTCGCGCACGCGATCCGGCTGGGGCTCGGCTGGGGACTGCTGCCGCGCTTCCAATCGGCTGACGGCCTGCGCTCGGGGGCGCTCGTGCCGCTCGGCGGACCCCCCGTCGATGTTCCGCTGTACTGGCAGCAGTGGAACCTCGCGTCGGAGCTTCTCGATCTCGTGGCCGCCGAGGTGCTCGCCGCTGCGCGGGCCGAGCTCGCCCCGCTCAGTCGTCGCTGA
- a CDS encoding LysE/ArgO family amino acid transporter gives MLPSFVAGLGLGASLIVAIGAQNLFVLRQGIRRQHVAIVAVVCAASDAILIALGVSGVGLVLAAAPWLLVVVRWAGALFLAAYALIAARRAWRPGGEVLVAAGDPPHGSAGTALATRTRALPVVATCLALTWLNPHVYLDTVFLLGSVSATHGDDRWGFAAGAMLASVLWFFGLAFGARLLSRWLATPRAWRILDGVIAVVMLVLAVSLVLPTD, from the coding sequence GTGCTCCCCTCATTCGTCGCCGGCCTGGGCCTCGGCGCCTCCCTCATCGTCGCCATCGGCGCGCAGAACCTGTTCGTGCTGCGGCAGGGGATCCGGCGCCAGCACGTCGCCATCGTCGCCGTGGTGTGCGCCGCATCCGATGCGATCCTCATCGCCCTGGGCGTCTCGGGCGTCGGGCTCGTGCTGGCCGCCGCGCCGTGGCTCCTCGTCGTCGTGCGCTGGGCGGGCGCACTGTTCCTCGCGGCGTACGCGCTGATCGCGGCCCGCCGTGCGTGGCGGCCGGGCGGCGAGGTGCTCGTCGCGGCGGGAGACCCGCCCCACGGATCGGCGGGCACGGCGCTCGCCACCCGCACGCGGGCGCTCCCCGTCGTCGCGACCTGTCTCGCGCTGACGTGGCTGAACCCCCACGTGTACCTCGACACCGTGTTCCTCCTCGGATCGGTGTCGGCCACGCACGGCGACGACCGCTGGGGCTTCGCGGCCGGCGCGATGCTCGCCAGCGTGCTGTGGTTCTTCGGCCTCGCCTTCGGAGCGCGGCTGCTCTCGCGCTGGCTCGCGACGCCACGCGCGTGGCGGATCCTCGACGGCGTGATCGCCGTCGTCATGCTCGTGCTGGCTGTGTCCCTCGTGCTCCCGACCGACTGA
- a CDS encoding acylphosphatase gives MPRLRLRIHGRVQGVGFRYGMQRAALDAGVGGWVRNRRDGTVEAELEGDAEGLERVRAWAASGTRAAHVTRVEVTEIPPTGESGFRTRESE, from the coding sequence ATGCCTCGTCTTCGCCTCCGCATCCACGGCCGCGTCCAAGGCGTCGGGTTCCGCTACGGGATGCAGCGCGCCGCCCTCGACGCCGGCGTCGGCGGCTGGGTGCGCAACCGCCGAGACGGCACCGTCGAGGCGGAGCTGGAGGGGGACGCGGAGGGACTCGAGCGCGTGCGTGCGTGGGCGGCATCGGGCACGCGCGCAGCGCACGTGACCCGCGTCGAGGTGACGGAGATCCCGCCGACCGGGGAGTCGGGGTTCCGCACGCGCGAGTCGGAGTGA
- a CDS encoding amino acid ABC transporter ATP-binding protein, with product MSLTDGPLLHVEGLTKSFGANRVLDGIDLDVRRGDVLVLIGPSGSGKTTALRCLNGLETPEAGIVAFDPSPRIDFAAKVSKTDRAALRDRSAMVFQHHNLFPHRTVLQNVIEGPIHAHGEPKAAAIARADALLERFGLAAKRGAYPFQLSGGQQQRVGIVRALALRPALLLFDEPTSALDPELVGEVLTVLRELAGEGWTMVIVTHELQFAREVADEVLFFDEGRIVERGAPEALFTAPTHERTRRFVQRILRPLD from the coding sequence ATGTCGCTCACTGACGGCCCGCTCCTGCACGTCGAAGGGCTGACCAAGAGCTTCGGCGCGAACCGCGTCCTCGACGGCATCGACCTCGACGTGCGCCGAGGCGACGTGCTCGTCCTGATCGGACCGAGCGGATCGGGCAAGACGACGGCGCTGCGGTGCCTCAACGGCCTCGAGACGCCCGAGGCCGGCATCGTCGCGTTCGACCCGTCGCCCCGCATCGACTTCGCGGCGAAGGTGTCGAAGACCGACCGCGCGGCCCTGCGCGACCGCTCGGCCATGGTGTTCCAGCACCACAACCTCTTTCCGCATCGCACCGTGCTGCAGAACGTCATCGAGGGGCCCATCCACGCGCACGGCGAGCCGAAGGCCGCGGCGATCGCGCGGGCGGACGCCCTGCTGGAGCGCTTCGGGCTCGCCGCGAAGCGCGGCGCATACCCGTTCCAGCTGTCCGGTGGTCAGCAGCAGCGGGTCGGCATCGTGCGCGCGCTGGCACTGCGTCCTGCCCTCCTCCTGTTCGACGAGCCCACGAGCGCGCTCGATCCCGAGCTGGTGGGGGAGGTGCTGACGGTGCTCCGCGAGCTCGCCGGTGAGGGGTGGACGATGGTCATCGTGACCCACGAGCTGCAGTTCGCCCGAGAGGTCGCCGATGAGGTGCTCTTCTTCGACGAGGGCCGGATCGTCGAGCGCGGCGCCCCCGAGGCGCTGTTCACCGCGCCGACCCACGAGCGCACGCGGCGCTTCGTGCAGCGCATCCTGCGGCCGCTGGACTGA
- a CDS encoding amino acid ABC transporter permease: MNDTWSLFVDSFWPLLRAGLVGTIPLALASFAIGLVLALAVALLRLSRNVVLSAVARFYVSVIRGTPLLVQLFVVFYGLPSIGVVIDPWPAAVIALSLNVGGYAAEVIRAAILSVPRGQWEAAHTVGLSPAKTLTRIILPQAARVSVPPLSNTFISLVKDTSLTSLILVTELFRQAQNIAAFTYEFMLIYLEAALIYWLFCLVLSFGQSALERRLDRYVAH, encoded by the coding sequence GTGAACGACACGTGGTCGCTGTTCGTCGACTCCTTCTGGCCGCTGCTGCGCGCGGGGCTGGTGGGGACCATCCCGCTGGCCCTCGCGTCGTTCGCGATCGGACTCGTACTGGCCCTCGCTGTGGCGCTGCTGCGACTCTCGCGCAACGTCGTGCTGTCGGCGGTCGCGCGGTTCTACGTCTCGGTGATCCGCGGCACGCCGCTCCTCGTGCAGCTGTTCGTGGTGTTCTACGGGCTGCCCTCGATCGGCGTCGTCATCGACCCGTGGCCGGCCGCGGTCATCGCTCTCTCGCTGAACGTCGGCGGCTACGCCGCCGAGGTGATCCGCGCCGCGATCCTGTCGGTGCCGCGCGGGCAGTGGGAGGCGGCGCACACCGTCGGACTCTCGCCCGCCAAGACGCTGACGCGCATCATCCTCCCGCAGGCCGCGCGGGTGTCGGTGCCGCCGCTGTCGAACACGTTCATCTCACTCGTGAAGGACACGTCGCTCACGTCGCTCATCCTGGTCACCGAGCTGTTCCGTCAGGCGCAGAACATCGCGGCGTTCACGTACGAGTTCATGCTCATCTACCTCGAGGCCGCGCTCATCTACTGGCTGTTCTGCCTCGTGCTCTCGTTCGGCCAGAGCGCCCTCGAGAGGAGGCTCGACCGGTATGTCGCTCACTGA